A stretch of the Streptococcus suis genome encodes the following:
- a CDS encoding HAD family hydrolase, protein MIRLVAFDMDGTFLNSQNDYDRSRFKRIFKQLQEQGIRVAAISGNQYQQIRSFFTEEANHMTIVSEVGAVIVENGVRIFDAHFEKPVVERVLEILHQQDLLKSCSVSGFKALYYAKDLKDDFKQLIQGHNFVCEEVESLLQLPDDEITLITLNLPKETVSALLEELNQASHGQARAVSSGFGFIDIIPPGVNKGIALDFLARRWEISPSEIMVFGDSGNDLEMLEYATYSYAMEGSPEEVIRAAKFVAPSNNQSGVLEVVEQVLLTSN, encoded by the coding sequence ATGATTCGCTTAGTTGCTTTTGATATGGATGGAACTTTTCTAAACTCACAAAACGATTATGATCGTTCAAGATTCAAGAGAATATTTAAACAACTACAAGAACAGGGGATTAGAGTAGCGGCCATTTCTGGAAACCAATACCAACAGATTCGTTCCTTTTTTACGGAAGAGGCAAATCATATGACCATTGTTTCTGAAGTGGGTGCCGTTATTGTGGAAAATGGTGTTAGAATTTTTGATGCACATTTTGAGAAGCCTGTTGTTGAGCGAGTATTGGAAATATTACATCAACAAGATTTACTTAAATCTTGTTCCGTTAGTGGTTTTAAAGCACTTTATTATGCAAAAGATCTGAAGGATGATTTTAAACAATTAATTCAAGGTCATAATTTTGTCTGTGAGGAGGTGGAAAGCCTCTTGCAGTTACCAGATGATGAGATTACGCTGATTACTCTTAATCTACCTAAAGAGACAGTTTCAGCATTATTGGAGGAACTGAATCAGGCTAGTCACGGACAAGCACGTGCTGTGTCAAGTGGATTTGGTTTTATTGATATTATTCCTCCTGGAGTGAATAAGGGGATCGCTTTAGACTTTCTTGCCCGTCGATGGGAGATTTCTCCAAGTGAAATAATGGTATTTGGTGATAGTGGTAACGATTTAGAAATGCTCGAATATGCTACATATTCCTATGCGATGGAAGGAAGTCCAGAGGAAGTGATTAGAGCAGCAAAGTTTGTTGCTCCATCAAATAATCAATCAGGAGTATTAGAAGTGGTTGAACAAGTACTGCTGACCTCAAACTAA
- a CDS encoding HAD family hydrolase translates to MIKLIATDMDGTFLDGQGSFDKERFSIILNQLNQKNIPFVIASGNGMGRLLQLCKGFEDRLIFVADNGAHVYQNGKTLIRRAILKEETKAILDFFSGQWADVCLMLSNEENIYMQDGSNMPFAGTDLPIEPAQMAAFQNRVKYLENLSTYPTTDPIYKVGLWVPENRVDQLTERFNQAFQGRLVAVTSGYGSIDILPHGIHKAWGLEQVLNSLGIDPEHVMAFGDSDNDIELLSYVGYSYAMENATDKVKAVAKYLAPHHSQAGVFRVIENYIGKEE, encoded by the coding sequence TCGCAACAGATATGGATGGAACATTTTTAGATGGTCAGGGAAGTTTTGATAAAGAACGTTTTTCTATCATTTTGAATCAGTTAAATCAAAAAAATATTCCTTTTGTGATCGCCAGCGGCAATGGAATGGGTAGATTACTGCAACTTTGTAAAGGATTTGAAGACCGACTAATCTTTGTAGCAGATAATGGGGCTCATGTTTATCAGAATGGTAAAACACTTATCCGTCGTGCTATTCTGAAAGAGGAAACGAAGGCTATTTTAGATTTTTTCAGTGGACAATGGGCTGACGTGTGTCTGATGTTATCAAATGAAGAAAATATTTATATGCAGGATGGTTCAAATATGCCTTTTGCAGGAACTGATTTACCAATCGAGCCTGCACAAATGGCTGCTTTCCAAAATCGAGTGAAATACTTAGAAAATCTCAGTACTTATCCCACCACTGATCCGATTTATAAGGTGGGTCTATGGGTGCCTGAAAATCGCGTAGATCAACTAACTGAGAGGTTTAATCAGGCTTTTCAAGGTCGATTAGTTGCAGTAACAAGCGGTTATGGCTCAATTGATATTTTACCACATGGTATTCATAAGGCTTGGGGCTTGGAGCAGGTTTTGAACAGTTTAGGGATTGACCCTGAACACGTGATGGCATTTGGTGATTCAGACAATGATATCGAATTATTGTCCTACGTAGGGTACTCCTATGCTATGGAAAATGCGACTGACAAGGTTAAAGCTGTTGCAAAATACTTGGCTCCCCACCATAGTCAAGCTGGTGTTTTTCGTGTAATAGAAAATTATATTGGAAAGGAAGAATAA